A region of Chloroflexota bacterium DNA encodes the following proteins:
- a CDS encoding carbon-nitrogen hydrolase family protein: MNTIRIGLAPLRQPDSVLHGAEKIDVVLARCATEQVAIVCFPEAYLPGLRGASFDLPPVDQAVMEAALKRLRQSCRTHRVAAIVGLEWVSELGLENRAVVISAAGRLLGYQTKNQITPGGESRNYVPDGKRRVFRTAGAVFGITICHEGWRYPETVRWPAVRGARIVFQPQVTGSDRQGNVLTTWGESFYEKAMQCRAGENGIYFASVNQAMRYQNSATSLIDPKGNLMASVPYGKEDLLIADLDLSEATRFYARRYNPDWYPP, encoded by the coding sequence ATGAATACGATCCGCATCGGTCTGGCGCCATTGAGACAACCGGACTCCGTGCTGCACGGCGCCGAGAAAATCGACGTCGTCCTCGCCAGGTGCGCCACTGAACAGGTTGCCATCGTGTGCTTCCCGGAAGCTTATCTGCCCGGACTGCGCGGGGCGAGCTTCGATCTGCCGCCGGTAGACCAAGCCGTGATGGAGGCAGCGCTCAAGCGCCTGCGCCAGTCCTGTAGGACCCACCGTGTTGCCGCTATTGTCGGATTGGAATGGGTGAGCGAACTGGGGCTGGAAAACCGCGCCGTGGTGATATCCGCAGCCGGGCGGCTGCTGGGCTACCAAACGAAGAACCAGATTACGCCGGGCGGAGAATCGAGAAACTACGTGCCGGACGGGAAGCGGCGGGTCTTTCGTACCGCAGGAGCGGTCTTCGGCATCACGATCTGCCATGAGGGCTGGCGGTACCCGGAAACCGTACGCTGGCCCGCCGTGCGCGGTGCGCGCATTGTGTTTCAACCCCAGGTTACCGGCAGCGACAGGCAGGGCAATGTGCTTACGACATGGGGGGAGTCCTTCTACGAAAAGGCCATGCAGTGCCGTGCCGGAGAGAACGGCATCTACTTTGCCAGTGTCAACCAGGCGATGCGCTATCAGAACTCAGCCACAAGCCTCATCGACCCCAAGGGCAACCTCATGGCATCCGTTCCCTACGGCAAGGAAGACCTGCTCATCGCCGACCTGGACTTGTCCGAAGCCACGCGCTTCTACGCCCGCCGATACAATCCTGACTGGTATCCGCCGTAG
- a CDS encoding HigA family addiction module antitoxin, with amino-acid sequence MNTPANQYSPDYVVSPGWVLEEYLETRGISQSELARRCGCSPKLISAIVAGAAPIGPETALQFEKALGLTAAIWLGIESDYRHHQEQAVE; translated from the coding sequence ATGAACACGCCAGCCAATCAATACAGTCCAGACTATGTGGTTTCGCCGGGCTGGGTACTGGAAGAATACCTTGAGACACGGGGCATTTCGCAGTCTGAACTTGCCCGGCGGTGCGGCTGCTCGCCCAAGCTTATCAGCGCGATAGTCGCCGGTGCAGCCCCTATTGGTCCCGAAACTGCACTTCAATTTGAAAAGGCGCTCGGCCTCACTGCGGCCATATGGCTCGGTATTGAGTCTGACTATCGGCACCACCAAGAGCAAGCGGTCGAGTAG
- the ybeY gene encoding rRNA maturation RNase YbeY: MLTILWEDVEERPDIAALLKRLLTAARVATCTAASVEVTVLLTSDARLQELNRTYRGKDAPTDVLSFAHRDTRSPDAGCKPALPPENCEYLGDIAISLARVKTQAAEYGHSEERELAYLFVHGFLHLLGHTHDQDAAYTKMRAREEAILNSAGLPRSTSPA, translated from the coding sequence ATGTTGACAATCCTCTGGGAAGATGTGGAAGAACGTCCGGACATAGCGGCGCTGCTCAAGCGTCTGCTCACCGCGGCTCGCGTTGCTACGTGCACCGCTGCGTCGGTCGAAGTCACGGTATTGCTAACGAGCGACGCGCGCCTTCAGGAACTCAACCGTACCTACCGCGGCAAGGATGCGCCTACAGACGTGCTCTCATTTGCCCACCGCGATACGCGGTCCCCGGACGCAGGTTGCAAACCTGCGCTACCGCCGGAGAATTGCGAATACTTGGGTGACATCGCGATTTCATTGGCGCGGGTGAAGACCCAGGCGGCAGAATACGGCCACAGCGAGGAGCGTGAACTCGCCTACCTGTTCGTCCACGGCTTCCTGCATCTGCTCGGGCACACGCATGACCAAGATGCCGCCTATACGAAGATGCGCGCGCGGGAAGAGGCCATTCTCAACTCAGCCGGCCTGCCGCGTTCTACCAGCCCAGCGTAA
- a CDS encoding glycosyltransferase family 2 protein, which translates to MSMKTPQQPSLTVSLVLPALNEADNIAATVDDCVQTLQRVAQDYEVIVVDNDSTDNTAEIVRQIQSANARVRLIHQPIRGYGSAIWAGLKAAQWEIVGWRDADTQYRTADIVPMLKALDTYDVVVGHRVQRQDPSHRLLFALLWNVLNRILFGFVVHDVDCGSKIFRREVVETLDIKAAGAVFNTEFLVQAKRAGFGVGEVSISHLPRHAGENTGGSLRVILRAMREVLRLRWRLLREPRPTRN; encoded by the coding sequence ATGTCAATGAAGACACCGCAGCAACCTTCCCTGACCGTCTCCCTCGTGCTGCCTGCACTGAATGAGGCAGACAATATTGCGGCTACGGTTGACGACTGTGTGCAGACCCTACAGCGGGTAGCCCAAGACTATGAGGTCATCGTCGTTGACAACGACAGTACCGACAATACCGCGGAGATCGTACGACAGATTCAATCTGCGAATGCCCGCGTCCGGCTGATCCACCAACCTATTCGCGGCTATGGTTCCGCGATTTGGGCGGGCCTCAAGGCTGCACAATGGGAGATTGTCGGCTGGCGCGACGCCGACACACAATATCGCACGGCCGATATTGTGCCCATGCTCAAGGCCCTGGATACCTACGACGTGGTGGTCGGCCACCGCGTGCAGCGCCAAGACCCTTCTCACCGCCTGTTGTTCGCACTGCTTTGGAATGTACTCAATCGAATCCTCTTTGGCTTTGTGGTGCATGATGTGGACTGCGGTTCCAAGATCTTTCGGCGTGAGGTGGTGGAGACGCTTGACATCAAGGCGGCAGGCGCGGTCTTCAACACCGAGTTTCTTGTCCAAGCCAAGCGCGCCGGTTTCGGTGTCGGCGAAGTTTCGATCAGCCACTTGCCGCGCCACGCCGGCGAGAATACCGGCGGCAGCCTCCGCGTTATCCTGCGCGCCATGCGAGAGGTGCTGCGGTTGCGATGGCGCCTCTTAAGGGAACCGCGACCAACACGGAACTAA